Proteins encoded in a region of the Coregonus clupeaformis isolate EN_2021a chromosome 9, ASM2061545v1, whole genome shotgun sequence genome:
- the LOC121573983 gene encoding zinc finger protein 616 codes for MSKLQLLNVFLNKRLTAAAVEIYVEVEKTITEYENEISSSKEEIKRLRRLLDLVFNPEIKLHRADLHQLYLPDEVSPEQQHCEQEWSPSLKQEGPEPSQIKKEHEELWTSQGGEQLKELEPDPKEFIFTPSSVESQEPPQPSHLFQMQIVGSPTTTTKEIKMKICHIDLQQLSLPVSEEVPPKQHCEQEWSPSLGQKDPESKQIKEEHEELWTSQGGEQLKGLESDTKEFIFTPSSVENQEPPQPSHLFQIQIVDSPTNTTEEMKTEPDGDCYRVSDKTFTCHICAKCFKRNWDLKRHIKTHTWEKPYRCNVCGKFYRQFGHLKRHMRKVHMVSHNREKPYRCHVCGKWFNWESSLKRHMRTHTGEKPYFCTECGKCYGHIGHLRVHMRNHTGERPYRCSLCKKGFTTSFQLKQHKNKTRSCGFSHNGLIESRPKP; via the exons ATGTCCAAACTACAGTTGTTGAATGTGTTTCTTAACAAGCGACTAACCGCGGCTGCTGTGGAGATATATGTGGAAGTGGAAAAAACTATAACAGAATACGAGAACGAAATTTCCAGTTCGAAGGAGGAGATCAAGCGTTTACGGCGGCTGCTGGATTTGGTTTTCAATCCCGAGATAAAATTACATCGAGCAG ACCTACATCAGCTCTATCTCCCAGATGAGGTTTCccctgagcagcagcactgtgagcaggagtggagccccagtctgAAGCAAGAGGGCCCAGAGCCCTCACAGATTAAAAAGGAACATGAGGAACTCTGGACCAGTCAGGGGGGAGAGCAGCTTAAAGAGCTAGAGCCTGATCCCAAAGAGTTCATATTCACTCCTTCCTCTGTGGAAAGTCAGGAACCGCCTCAGCCCTCGCATCTTTTCCAAATGCAAATTGTGGGCTCACCCACCACTACAACTAAAGAGATAAAGATGAAAATATGTCACATTG ACCTCCAGCAGCTTTCTCTCCCGGTGTCTGAAGAGGTTCCTCCTAagcagcactgtgagcaggagtggagccccagtctggggcAGAAGGACCCAGAGTCCAAACAGATAAAAGAGGAACATGAGGAACTCTGGACCAGTCAGGGGGGAGAGCAGCTTAAAGGACTAGAGTCTGATACCAAAGAGTTCATATTCACTCCTTCCTCTGTGGAAAATCAGGAACCACCTCAGCCCTCGCATCTTTTCCAAATCCAAATTGTGGATTCACCCACCAACACAACTGAAGAGATGAAAACAGAACCTGATGGAGACTGCTACAGAGTATCAGATAAAACATTTACTTGTCATATTTGTGCCAAATGTTTCAAACGTAACTGGGATCTTAAAAGGCATATAAAGACCCATACATGGGAGAAACCTTATCGCTGTAATGTCTGCGGCAAATTCTATCGTCAGTTCGGACATCTGAAGCGGCATATGAGGAAGGTGCATATGGTTTCTCACAACCGGGAGAAACCATACAGGTGTCATGTTTGTGGCAAATGGTTCAATTGGGAATCTTCTTTGAAAAGGCATATGAGGACCCATACAGGGGAGAAACCTTATTTCTGCACTGAATGTGGTAAATGCTACGGTCATATTGGACATCTGCGAGTGCATATGAGGAATCACACAGGGGAAAGACCATATAGATGTTCTTTGTGCAAAAAAGGCTTTACCACATCATTCCAGTTAAAACAACATAAAAACAAAACCAGATCGTGTGGTTTTTCTCATAATggtctgattgaatctaggcctaagcCATAA